The Pseudoalteromonas carrageenovora IAM 12662 DNA window ACTTAGTTTTGTAAAATCGCGCCACAATAAAAAGCTCCAAAGCCCTACCGGTATTCCAACAATAACGAGTAATAATAAATAAGGCCAAACAGATGATGCTTCTGGTGTTAAAACACCTACAGGCCCAACCTGCAGTAATGCATTATTGCCAAGCTCTACATACCATACAATGCGCTGCTGCTTATCGTACAAGTATAAGTAATGATTTTGTTTAAGTTGTGTTTGTTGCTTTTGAGGAAGTATTAAGTCACGTCTGGCAATAACTTTACTTTCAAAGTTATGCTTGAGCTGTTGAAGACCGTTGGGGGTTTGTGAGAGCAACCAGAGCGATTGCCCAAACTCGTCATCTAATAGAACTTGCTGCTGCGACTCTTCATAGGGCCACAGCTGCTCAATAACACCACTTACAACAAATAATGAAACAATGATATATAAGTATAAGCTGGTAAACAGTTTTCCCATGAAAGCCGATTAACCTTAAATAGTGCTAGAGATCCCACGCATCAGAAACAAATAAATAGCCTTGTCCCCATACAGTTTTTATACGATAAGGTTTATCGCTATTATCGCCTAATTTTTTTCGAATTCGTGATACGCGCACATCAACCGTTCTATCAAGACCATCGTATTGACGCCCTATCATATGCTGATGAACATGTTCTCGGCTCAATACTTCGCCTGCATTTGAGGCAAGTAGCCATAATAGCTCAAACTCATGTGATGTTAATACTATTTCAGAATCACTTAGCTTTACAATTCGGCTTGTTTTATCAATCATTAAATCGCCAAACTGAAGTTCTTCACTTGGTTTTACAATCGGTTGCCCACGGCGAAGTAATGCATTAACACGAGCCAAAAGTACACGCGGCTCTGCTGGTTTTATTACATAATCGTCTGCGCCGAGCTCTAGACCAAGTACTTGGTCAAAGTCTTCACCTTTAGCAGTCAGCATTAAAATGGGTAGAGTAAACTTATCTCTTACTTGGCGACAAACGCTAAAGCCATCTTTACCTGGCAGCATTACGTCTAATATCATTAAATCGGGAGTGTTATTTTCTAAGTAGTCAAACACTTCGTCACCACGATCTAATACATCGACTTCTAGGCCATTATGTTCAAGGTAATCTTTTGTTAGCTGCTGTAAACCGAGATCATCTTCAACAAGTAAAATTTTTGGCATTTGTTGCTCCTAAATTAAAAAAAGCTCCACGGAGAGCGAAGCCTACGCCTATTTTTTTTAGCATGGGCGCTTTGTACTTCAATTTGTGTTGTTGCTATTAACACACCCGTATGAGGATTGATTAAGGAGTATATGGTCTCCACCTGAACACGCGCTTTATAATTATATTGCCCAGAACGTTGCTGCTGCCAGCACTGCAGCTGCTCATCTTGTTGATACAGACACACATCACTAGAGGCATGTAATTGCCAGTTGAACTGTAAATCAAGATCGCAAAATTCTTGTTGCTCAGAAACAACACAGACTTTGGGAGAAACGCTAAGGTTAACGGTTTGTGCCATACTAAAACCACTAAATAAAGTAGTAATAAACACAACTAATATTGAATACTTCATATTAAAAAGTACGGTCAAATCCTATAAAAGCAGTCATTGAATAAGTGCGTTCAAAAAGCGGACTGCCATCCATAGCCGAATAGTCATAATATGCTATATGAAAACGAAGAGAGTCAGCCTTACTCAGTGGCCAACGGGCGTCGATTTTAGCATAAGGTTGCCAACTACTACCAACGTCTATTTTACCAAATTGAGTTTCACCGTCTTTAAGTCCATAAAAGTAGTTATTTAGTTCCGAAGATTTGTAATTTATTCCAAGGGTAGGTTTTATTTTAAGCTGCCCAAACAGTGTATGGTACTGCCATTGCAGTGCACCACGGACACCGGAGTACACATCGGTTACATCATGTAGCGCTTGAACAGAAAATACATGTTCTTCATTTACATAATGATATGCCAGTCCAGCATCAAGAGCTAGCTGGCGTTTATGTAGGGTATTTATATTTACGGAGCGCGCTTCACTTTCATCTTCTATAACCTGCTGAGTATTAAACGCACTACTTTGTAATGTAAAAATATTTTTTGGGTGCCAGTCAATAAAAAAGCGAGACTCTGTATTTAATTCAGTCACTAAGTTAAGATGATGTTTTGGAGTTTGTAAAAATGAGTAACCAAGCCGACCGTTATCAAAAAACCATTGCTTTGCATAAAAAGCGACTTGAGGAATTACCACCAGCGGGATGTTATCTCCGCCGTGTAATGGGTTTGTTATTACACCAACTCCCGCACTTAAACTTAAATGCCACTGGTTAATTGATATGCTTTGCTCTGTAAATTCATCAGCGTGATTACTATCTTGTGTAGCACGCACTGAAAAACAGCTAAACAGCAAGCTAAAGCATAAAGCTGTGATTAATGAAAAGGAGTTCCGCATTAGCGTAAATCAAAGTATAAAAATAAGTGAGTCACCCATACTAGCAAGGTCTTTTTAAAGTAGCTCTAGCTGGTTACAATTATTCACAATTTGTATACAACAATGTTAACTTTTATGTTTAAAAAAGGGAGGATTAAATATCGGGTGCTATCTCAATACGGTTTCGCCCGTGAGTTTTAGCTATATATAACGCTCTATCTGCCCGCTCTACTAACACAGCGCTATTTGTAAACGGGCGTAAAATAGCTAATCCAAAACTAGCCGAAATAGCACGTTTAGTTGTTACATCATGCTTTTTACGGATAGCTAGTTTTGCAATATCAATACGAATACGGTCTGCAAACGCTATAATATCGTTAATTGTGTCAAAGTAAGCTGTAATACAAAACTCTTCCCCGCCATACCTATACACTTTGGCAGTATCTATTGTGTTTTCTGTTACTTTTTTAGCTACCAACTTCAATACTTCGTCGCCCTTTTGATGGCCAAAGTCATCGTTAAAGCGTTTAAAGTGATCAATATCAAACATAATAAGTACAGCAAGCGAGCTTTCTTGTTCTTGCTCTGAATATTGACGACAAAAATCTATAATGTCGGTATCAAACTTACCTCTATTATAAAAGCCCGTAAGCGTATCTGTATCTGCAGCTTCTTTTGAAATATTTAACGCTTCTTTTAAATCCTTAATTTCATTGTATGCAACAGCTAACTTAGTTTGAAACTCTCGCGCATAATCTTGCATGGCGATCGATTCATCAGTTAAACGCTCAACACAGCCTAAAATTTCATTATATGAGCTTACATCTGCAAGCATGTTTAATTCATTTTGAGAGTCTACGAGGCTTGTAGTGAAACTTTTAGAATGATCAAGCGTTATGCTTATATCTTGCTGAACTTGTTCCATAGTTGTATGGAATTTTTCTGTCATTTCTTGAAAAAAAGCCAAATCGTCTTGCGTTAGATGCTTATCAAAAATCTCCTTGGCTTTATCTTGAGAACAGGTTTGTTGCTGCTCAATAATTTGATCTAACTCAGCATTAAGAGAAGGGTTATTCCCTTGAATATAACAGTACCAAATTGCGTAGTTAATGGGGGTGACCGGCATACGGTACTTTACCATTAATGGGATTGCCTTTTTGAGGCACTGGGCAGAATGAGCAAGTGATACTGCTTGGTTCATAGATAAACTCTCATGCGGCATTGTTTTTTTATTAGTTTTCAATGTTAAGTAATAGTAAACCGTTAAGCAACCACTATTCATACTATTTACTGAACTAGTTTTTTTCAGGGCATATTAAATAGCTTTTGCGTCCAAAGTTTGGGCTATATTCCATAATGCACTGATAGCAGGGTCGTTTAGTTCTTTTTTTAATACCGCTAAACCTATATCAAACCCCTCAGGCACTTGCATTTTAGGTGTCAAAATCTGTACTTTATCTTGCAGCGGGCTGTTATCTAGCACTATTTTAGGAACCATAGCAACACCTAAGCCTAGGCTTACCATTGACACCATAGCTTCGTGTCCTGCAACTTGTGCATATATTTTTCCGTGAATATTATTTTTACGCCACCACAGCTCTAACCTTTGTCTTGCAAAGCCTTGCTCTGGCACTATAAATTCAAGATCTGACCAATCCGTTATTTCATTATTTTGTATCAATTTTTCACTAAGCGGGCATTGAATTTTTGGGCCTATTAATACAAGTGGAGAGTAACCAATATCTACAAATGCAATTTGCGCAGGTAACTTGCTTGGCTTAGCTGCAATAGCCATTAACTCATGTCCATCAAGCACCCTATTAATAGCTAACGCTGGGTCGCCCGTGTTTAAAGTTATTTCTATATATTGATGTTGCGCTCGCAGCTGCTCCAATATTTGGTGTAAAAAACTATAAGAGGCAGTCACCGAACAAAATATACTTACCTTGCCATAAATGTGTTGGGTAGGATCTTTTACGTTAGCTTTAAAACGTTGCCAGTTTGCAAGCGTTGCTGTTGCGTAATCAATAAACGACTCCCCTTCACGTGTTAACTTTACGCTTCTGTTATCTCGTAAAAATAATGCAACCCCCACTTCTTCTTCTAACTGCTTTATATTGCGACTTAGTGTGGGTGCACTTATATGACAAAGTTCGCTTGCACGAGCAAAGTGCAAAGTTTTAGCTAGGGCTAAAAAATAGTTTAGGTGTTTATGGTCCATATCTCGCTCTACGTTTCATATTATGAAATACTTTAATTCAAATATATCATTTTACGCAAGTAACGTTTTTGCATAAGGTGTTTGTAAGCGCTGCAAATGCCGCGCATCTAACAAACAAATTTATAGGACACTAACAATGGCGAATTATTTCAATACCTTACCTTTACGCGAGCAATTAGCGCAATTAGCGCAATGTGAATTTATGGACGCTGGCGAATTTACCGATGGCGTTGACGCACTTAAAGGTAAAAAATTAGTTATTGTAGGTTGTGGCGCACAAGGTTTAAACCAAGGCCTTAACTTACGTGACTCTGGTTTAGACGTTTCTTACACATTACGTGCATCTGCTATTTCTGAGCGCCGTCAATCGTTTTTAAATGCATCTGAGAATGGCTTTACAGTTGGCACATACGAAGAATTAATCCCTACTGCTGATGTAGTATTAAACCTAACGCCAGATAAACAACATACAGCAGTAGTAAGTGCAATTATGCCGCTTATGAAAAAAGACTCTACTCTTGCATACTCTCACGGCTTTAATATTGTTGAAGAAGGCATGCAAGTACGCGAAGACATCACGGTAATCATGGTTGCGCCAAAATGTCCTGGCTCTGAAGTACGTGAGGAATACAAACGCGGCTTTGGTGTTCCAACACTTATTGCTGTTCACCCAGAAAACGACCCTCAAGGCCATGGCTTAGCACAAGCTAAAGCATACGCAGCAGGTACTGGTGGTCACCGTGCAGGCGTTTTAAAATCGTCATTTATTGCTGAAGTAAAATCAGACTTAATGGGTGAGCAAACTATCCTTTGTGGCATGCTACAAACGGGCTCTATTTTATGTTTTGATAAAATGATTGAAAAAGGAATTGATGCAGGTTACGCATCTAAACTAATTCAATACGGCTGGGAAGTAATCACCGAAGCTCTTAAATACGGTGGTGTTACTAACATGCTTGACCGCTTATCAAACCCAGCAAAAGTAAAAGCGTTTGAGTTAAGTGAAGAGCTTAAAGTTATTATGCGCCCGCTTTATAACAAGCACCAAGATGACATCATCGACGGTACATTCTCACGAGTAATGATGGAAGACTGGAATAACGACGACGCTAACTTACTAAAATGGCGCAGCGAAACAGCTGAAACTAACTTTGAAAAAACACCTGCTGGCGATGTAGAAATCTCAGAGCAAGAGTTTTTTGACAACGGTATTTTAATGGTAGCTATGGTTAAAGCAGGTGTTGAACTTGCTTTTGAAACAATGACCGCAGCGGGCATTATTGAAGAGTCGGCTTACTACGAGTCATTGCACGAAACGCCGTTAATTGCTAATACAATTGCCCGCAAAAAGCTTTTCGAAATGAACCGTACTATTTCTGATACAGCTGAATATGGTTGTTACTTATATAACCATGCATGTTTGCCACTATTAGCTGATTTTATGAAAAACATTGATACTGATGTTATTGGTAAAGGTCTTGGCGAGCAAAGCAACCAAGTTGATAACCAAACGTTGATTCAAATTAATGCAGCTCTACGTGAGCACCCTGTAGAAAAAGTTGGCGCTAAGCTACGTGGTTACATGTCAGCAATGAAAAAGATTGTATAACCCTAGACATTAAGTTTCGCTTGTTAGAAACCAAGTCCATATGTTTTGCGTATGGGCTTTTTTAATGCCTATTAATAAAAACTTAATAAATTCAATGTAAGTTCATTAATTGTGCTTTAGCCAATAGTTAGCTCAAAATAAATAATGTGCTAACATAGCTCTCTACTCAGTTGTAAAAATAATTAATATCATGATGATAAAAAACCTTTCAATCACTCAAAAAATAACGGCTCTTGGAAGCGGTATTGCTATATGCGTAGCTGCACTTATTGGCTTAACTTCGTTATACAGCTCTGAAGATATTATTGAGCAACGTATGATCGAATCAGAATTGCCAAGCAAACTGCAAACAATAAGTAACCATATCGGTGGTGAAATAAACGAGCTATTAGGTGCTGCACAGCAGCTATCATCAAATGAGTTTATATTACAGTGGGCTGAGTCTAATAACCAAGACGACACGCTGTTATTAAAAGAGTTAAACCGAGTCGCCTCACAATTTGATTTAGCCACTGCATCTTGGGCAAATAGAAATACAGCACAATATTGGAACCAACACGGTTTTTTACGTGTGCTACAAAATGATGCCGCAGATGGCTGGTTTTTTGGTTTTACACAATCTAAAAAGCCCTACTCCATAAGTATTTATCAAGAGTCTGCTAATGACGTAAAAATGTTTGTAAATCACCAGCAAGCAAATGGCACTGGTTTAGCGGGTTTAGCTAAAAGCATCACAGATATGCAGAAGCTTTTACAACAGTTTAAAATTGAAAAAACAGGCTTTGTATTTATTGCAGATAAAAACGGCCTAATTCAGCTTCATAAAGATGCCAATAAAGTAGCTAAAGCGAATATTGATGATTTATATACTGCAAATATTCACAACCAATTATTTAACCAAAACGGCTTTGCGCTAGAAGAAATAAGCTTAGATAGTGAACCAACACTAATCGCCGCTACACCTATTAAAAACACTGATTTATACGTTGTTGCACAAGTACCAAAAAGTGAAGTATTTGCAAGTGTTAGTACACTACAGTGGCAAATATTTACCTTCACTTTGATAATTGCAATCATTGCTAGCTTAGTTAGTTATTTACTTGCTCGCTCGCTTTCATCTCCACTTTCTAAAATGGCTGAGCTATTTTCAAGGTTGGGATCGGGTGATGCTAATTTAGCGTACCGACTACCTGAATCGAGCCAACCAGAGCTTAATAATTTAAGTAATGGCTTTAATCAGTTTATCAATAAAATAGAAACAGCGATTACTCAAGTGGCAAGCGAAAGCCATGATATTCGTCAAAGCTCTGATCATGTTTTTGAACAAGCAAAACGAAACTCACAAGCAATAGATAGTCAAAAAGAGCAAACAATTTCTGTGGCAGCTGCAATTAATGAAATGGGCGCGACCGTGCAAGAAATAGCTCAAAGCGCGGCAAACACAGCAAAACTAACTGATAACAGTCGCGAAAATACCGTTCAAAGCCATAAACAAGTATTGCAAAGCCAGGCAACAATTTCAGCCCTAGCTAGCGATATTGACGGCATAACAGAGCAGGTTACTCTGCTCTCTAAAAAAACAGTTGATATTGCAAGCATTGTTGACTCAATTAGAGGCATTTCAGAGCAAACTAACTTACTTGCCCTAAATGCTGCCATTGAGTCTGCTCGTGCAGGTGAACACGGACGCGGTTTTGCTGTAGTAGCAGATGAAGTACGTGCATTGGCTAATCGTACATCTCAATCAACAACTGAGATTCAATCTATGATTGAAGAGCTCACTAAAATCTCTGACGATGTAGTTAATGATATTAGCCAATCAAAAAATAAAGCCCAGCAAAGTGTGGGGGCAATGCAAAGTTCGGTTGAGCTTCTTGATGCAATTAGCGAAACGGCTAATCAAATAAATGATATGGCTACGCTCATAGCAACGGCTACTGAGCAACAAAGCAATGTAGTTGCTGATGTAGGGCGGAACATTGAACAAATCAGTGAAATTAGCGATAAAACAATGAGCGAGCAAATTAATACTGAACAAGCTATTCGCGACTTAGCAAACAGTGCACAAACACTTGATGCATTAGTTGCTACTTTTGAAAAACACCGTTAAGAAAATAAAAGCGATTGAATGACACCTTTGAGCATCACTATAAACATTTAGTGTTGTTTAAAGGTGTTTTATAACCCCCATTAACTCACCATTTATCATACCCACCACATACTCGTTTTAAGTTATCCGTACACCTGGTTGTTAATGTAGCTGATTAGAAGTTACCTTTAAAAGCCTATTGGAGTGCAAGGTGCACATTTAAAATGTTGATATGTCGCTTTAAACTCGATGCACTATTAGTTGATGTATTAATTAACTAGGGCGTGTTGATCTTTGCGGATTGAAATTTGTTCAATCTAGGGGCGATTAAATCGCGGCGCGAGGTTTGTAACCTAGTGGGCTAAGTAAAAACCGAGTAAAGCTTCCGCGTCCTGCTCACGCCCCTTACCTACATCCATGTAGGCAACAAATAGTTTATCGCCCCTAGGCAGAACCCGAAGGGCAACGCATGTTTGGCATTTATGCTGCGTTATCGCCTATTTATGGGGAGTAACCACACTTCATAGGCTCTGCCTTGCCTAAAAACCAAACATACTGCTGCAAATTTAACCATTAAAGATCAACACGCCCTAATCCTAGCTTAATCTTTGCAAGTGTAAGCAAATACATACGCTTCTTTTTTTGCTCTAGTCAGTTTTTTTAATTTATATTCCAGCTTACTCGCTTCACTTTTATTACCTACTTGTTGTTGATGAATCAATAAAAGGGGCCCTTTACCTTTTAGGTTTTTAGCGCCCTTACCTGCTTGATGAGTAGCAAAACGCTTTTCAACGTTCGTAGTGATCCCTGTATACCAATGCCCTAATCGTGTTTCTATTATGTATAAAAACCACATAGGTTCACTTTTTAATGCATTTGTATCAATGTACTGTAAACTTTTTTCATTATCAGTGGTCAAAACATTACCTTAATACCCTTAACAAAAAACAATTGCTTAAAAGGGTTTTACCTTCAGTGACTAATCGGTATCATGCAGATTATAAAAAATAAGGATCACAACTAACAATGCAGTCGTTAAAAACTTTTTCTCTTTGGCTTATCGTCGCTTTAACATTTAGCTCATTAGCGGGCTGTTCTAGCTGGGTATACAGAATTAACATCCCACAGGGTAACTTTTTAGAACAATCGGATGTAGATAAGCTTCGTGTAAACATGACTCGAGAGCAAGTTATTTATGTATTAGGTCGCCCTATTGCTGAAGATGCCTTTGATAAAAGCACATGGCGCTATGTTTATAGCTTCAATAAAGGTCGTAAAAACGAGCAACAAAAAGAGTTGGTGATTAAATTTGAAAACGAGAAATTAGTTGCTGTACTAGGTGATTACGACCAACCTGAAGAGTTTAATACTCCGCTTGAGCAATAAGTACCTATAGAGCAATAAATAACTTAACAATATAAAAAGGTGAGCATTGCTCACCTTTTTTTGTTTTACAGAGGGCGCCCGCCTGTAATTTTGTTTGCGCGGCCTTCTTCTTTAGCTTTTTCTGCACGCTTTCTTCGAGCATCTTTAGGATCTGCTATTAATGGGCGATAAATTTCTATTCTGTCACCCTCTTTTAGCTCATAGTTAGCCTTTACTGTTCGATTCCATACGCCCAATGTTAGCGCAGTTGGGTCTATTTCAGGGCACTTTTCAATAATACCTGACTGAATAACCCCTTGCTCGGCAGTAGTACCTTGTGGCACTTCTATAGATAAGCTTGTCGCCGTAGTAGGCAATGCAAATACAACTTCTATATTAATCATAATCGCGATCCGTAAACTTGCTTAGCTCGTTGAGTAAAAGCACTCACCATATTTTTAGCAACATCATTAAATATTTTGCCAAATGCAAGCTCAACTAACTTGCTCGAAAATTCAAACTCAAGCTCTAAGTTAACTTTACATGCTGTTTTATCTAATGCTTGAAAGTGCCAGCGCCCTTGTAGCATCTTAAATGGCCCATCAACTAAACGCAGTGCAACAGTTTGCTCATCAATAAATGTATTTTCGGTAGTAAACCACTTTTTTATACCCGCCTTAGATATTTCTAAGCTCGCTGTCATGTTATTATCATGCTGTGAAACAATTTTTGAGTCTGAACAGTTAGGTAAAAACTCTGGATAAGCTTCTACATCATTAACTAGATCAAACATCTCTTTGGTGCTGTACATAACCAGCGCACTTTTTTCTATTTGTGGCATACTCACTCCCAACTGTGTGGGCGAATTTTAGCAAGCTTTGCGCGTTTCCCCAAATTTTCATGGCGCTTAAATTAACCTGATTATTTTAAATGCAGAATTAAAAAATCGATGTAAAACATCTCTTAATACGTATATTATAGGGCACTATGGCTAAGAACAAATCATCAAAATCGAATAGTAATACCATCGCGCTAAACAAAAAAGCGCGTCATGAGTATTTTTTACACGACAAGTTTGAAGCAGGTGTTGAACTACAAGGCTGGGAAGTAAAAAGTATCCGAGCAGGTAAGGTAAACATCTCAGAAACTTACATTCACCTTAAAAATGGCGAAGCGTTTTTATTAGGCAGTCAAATTCAGCCTTTAAACAGCGCATCAACCCATGTTATTTGCGATCCTATGCGATACCGCAAACTTTTATTAAGCCGAAGAGAGCTTGATAGATTAGTCGGCGCAACCGAACGCGATGGCTACTCGTTGGTAGCCACAGCCATGTATTGGAAAAAATGCTGGGTGAAACTAGAGTTTCATTTAGCGAAAGGTAAAAAAATGCATGACAAACGCGAAGATGGAAAAAATAAAGATTGGTCTCGCGAAAAAGAACGTTTAATGAAGCACAAAGTATAAGTACAGCGCCTAACTAAGTTAGGCGTTTTTTTATAAAAAAGTTAACTATTATTTGTTTTATTAATATACAACAAGATTACTATTCACACAGAGCATATATGTAAATAATTTATTACACTTTTATTGTGAATTAATTAATTTAATTATTACTCTCATTTAGGCTGTATTTTTTATTTCCAAAATAAAGCATATACGCCTATTTCAACCTTCTTCAGCGCTTAACATCTGTTTTAAAATCATCCAAAAACATACTAAAAGCCATACTAAAATCACATTTGAGTCTAATTGCTAACACTTAAGTTACATGATATTAATGTCGTCGCTTGTTATATCAATCCGCTTAAATATGGGATTTATTTAACAATTTAAAAAGGATTGGTATTGAGCAACTAAATTTATAACATATCAACAAGGACTTAAGGATGAAGCAATCAACTGCATTTACACCTAGCTTAATTGCAGGTGCAACAATCGCACTTTCAGCAGGTTTTACAACAACAACTTACGCTGCTGAAGAAGCTAAAAAAGTAGAGCGCATTGAAGTAACTGGCTCACGAATTAAACGTTCAGATATCGAAGGGCCCTCTCCGGTTCAATCAATCGGAAGAGCTGATATTGAGAACATGGGTTATGACAACCTACAACAACTCCTCGAAAGAATGCCTGTAGCGGGTAGCGGTACCTTCTCTACACGTGGTAACAACCAAGATTCAACTGCAAATGGGTCTGCTGCTGTTAGTTTACGTGGTTTAGGTGCTGATGCTACGCTCGTACTAATCAATGGCCGCCGTGTATCTATTAGTGCATTTGCCGAAGGTATCACAAACTCATTTGTAGATATCAACAGCATACCTGTATCAGCAATTGAGCGTATAGATATTTTAAAAGATGGCGCATCTGCTATTTACGGCTCAGACGCAGTAGCCGGTGTTGTAAACGTTATCTTGAAAAAAGACATTGACGGTGTTGAAGTTAATTTAGGCTACGGTGGTACTGATGGCCCAAGCTATGAAGAAACAACAGCAAGCTTAGTATGGGGTACTACTAGCGAGAAAAGTAGTGCTTCTGTGATCATTGATTACTTTAAAAACACCTCACTATCATCTGATGAAATGGGCAGCTTAGGTACAGCAAATCAGTCACCTTATGGGGGTGAGGATTTTCGCTCATCTCGTGGTTTCCCGGGATATTTTTATGTAGATGGTGTTAAAACAATTGATCCGGCTTGTCCTGCAGAAAACGCAACTTCAAGCGGTAGTTGTTTATTTGATTACGGCCCATACGGTTATATTGCACCAGAGTCTGAGCGCGTAGGTGCTATTTCTCAATTTGAATATAACTTTGACAATGGCATTACAGGCTTTTTAGAAATGGCAGTACAGCACAATACGTCTGTTGCAGCCGGAGCCCCTACTCCACTTGATGAAGATGCAGGCTTAACTGTCCCAGCGAATCACCCTAACAATCCATTTGGTGAAGACATTCAAATTGGTCGTTACCGTACCGTTGATGCTGGCGCACGCCAATGGGATATTGAATCAGATACGCTTCGCTTTGTTGCAGGGCTTAGAGGTGAATTTAACGACTGGAGCTGGGAAACCGCGGTACAAAAAGGCCGTAGTAAATCTCTTCAAACAGGTGATAGAACACAAGGCTGGGTTCGTACTGATTTCTTACAACAAGAAATTGATGCAGGAAACTACAACCCATTTGGTGGCACATACAACGACCCTGCTGTAATTGATCGTATTACAACAAGCTTAGTGCGTCGTGGTGAGTCTCATATGACCTCTTTTGATGCAAACATTACAGGCGAAGCTTTTACTTTTGGCGATGACGTAGTAATGATGGCAGCAGGTATTGAATACCGTGAAGAAGACGTTAATGACATTCCTGATGATCAATTTCAACGTGGTTTAATATTCGGTACTGAGTCTGTATCTGCGTCTGCAGATCGTGAACAATACGCAGCCTATGTTGAGTTTTCTATCCCTCTTGCTGATAAT harbors:
- a CDS encoding GIY-YIG nuclease family protein, giving the protein MTTDNEKSLQYIDTNALKSEPMWFLYIIETRLGHWYTGITTNVEKRFATHQAGKGAKNLKGKGPLLLIHQQQVGNKSEASKLEYKLKKLTRAKKEAYVFAYTCKD
- a CDS encoding outer membrane protein assembly factor BamE encodes the protein MQSLKTFSLWLIVALTFSSLAGCSSWVYRINIPQGNFLEQSDVDKLRVNMTREQVIYVLGRPIAEDAFDKSTWRYVYSFNKGRKNEQQKELVIKFENEKLVAVLGDYDQPEEFNTPLEQ
- a CDS encoding RnfH family protein; this encodes MINIEVVFALPTTATSLSIEVPQGTTAEQGVIQSGIIEKCPEIDPTALTLGVWNRTVKANYELKEGDRIEIYRPLIADPKDARRKRAEKAKEEGRANKITGGRPL
- a CDS encoding type II toxin-antitoxin system RatA family toxin — translated: MPQIEKSALVMYSTKEMFDLVNDVEAYPEFLPNCSDSKIVSQHDNNMTASLEISKAGIKKWFTTENTFIDEQTVALRLVDGPFKMLQGRWHFQALDKTACKVNLELEFEFSSKLVELAFGKIFNDVAKNMVSAFTQRAKQVYGSRL
- the smpB gene encoding SsrA-binding protein SmpB, yielding MAKNKSSKSNSNTIALNKKARHEYFLHDKFEAGVELQGWEVKSIRAGKVNISETYIHLKNGEAFLLGSQIQPLNSASTHVICDPMRYRKLLLSRRELDRLVGATERDGYSLVATAMYWKKCWVKLEFHLAKGKKMHDKREDGKNKDWSREKERLMKHKV
- a CDS encoding TonB-dependent receptor, whose product is MKQSTAFTPSLIAGATIALSAGFTTTTYAAEEAKKVERIEVTGSRIKRSDIEGPSPVQSIGRADIENMGYDNLQQLLERMPVAGSGTFSTRGNNQDSTANGSAAVSLRGLGADATLVLINGRRVSISAFAEGITNSFVDINSIPVSAIERIDILKDGASAIYGSDAVAGVVNVILKKDIDGVEVNLGYGGTDGPSYEETTASLVWGTTSEKSSASVIIDYFKNTSLSSDEMGSLGTANQSPYGGEDFRSSRGFPGYFYVDGVKTIDPACPAENATSSGSCLFDYGPYGYIAPESERVGAISQFEYNFDNGITGFLEMAVQHNTSVAAGAPTPLDEDAGLTVPANHPNNPFGEDIQIGRYRTVDAGARQWDIESDTLRFVAGLRGEFNDWSWETAVQKGRSKSLQTGDRTQGWVRTDFLQQEIDAGNYNPFGGTYNDPAVIDRITTSLVRRGESHMTSFDANITGEAFTFGDDVVMMAAGIEYREEDVNDIPDDQFQRGLIFGTESVSASADREQYAAYVEFSIPLADNLELQLAGRYDDYSDFGTTTNPKVALRWAPTDEITVRGSWAQGFRAPSLAQVGLGPSQESQFFVDTYRCEATGLDCDALDYNIEFAGNPDLEAEESESWNVGFIWAPTAEFGLSIDVWSITQDNKIDEQEFGPIYNSECNNQDSTVCVRLAPTGGDSLGTIQKIYSTFENVSSQEVSGIDVSANYNHSLDDLGLLKFNLEWAYQDKFEKDGRDYTGEYGYPEHRWIFSTNWEIGEFNTNVNISYVGEFEDTPDIDFDGNLDFDSNTSRMVDSQTLVDLQTSYRVTDSTKVSLGVNNLFDEEPPFAIGDGDADLYGYASGVHNPRGRYFYTKVSFSF